TGTAAGCAAATAGCCAAAATATCTTATTTTGCAAGAAGCTAAGGTATAGCTCGCTGCCATTTTTATAAATTTTCTCTCTTTTTAAATTTATACTCACCTCATCACTTAGGCGCACTAGCTTCTCATCTCGCTCAAAGCTTAGGCTTATCAACATCGATCTAAGATCCTTTATATCGATAGGCTTTTTCAAAAACAAGATCGCCCCCTGCTCATAGCTCTTGATCAAATTTTCATCGCTATCATACGAGGTAAAGACGATAAATTTCTGATGAGGTTTTAGCTTTTTTATCTCATTCATCATCTCAAAGCCATTTAATACTGGCATGTGAATGTCGCTCATCACGATGTCAAAGCCCTGCTTTTTAAATTTCTCCAGCCCATCTTGCCCATCTTTTGCGCCTACGACCTGACCACAGTATGGCTTAAGCCCAGTGATGATGAGCTCCCTTGCCATCTCGTCATCTTCAGCTACTAAGATAGATACTTTTTTTAAAATTTCTAGTGCCTCTTGCATCTTTTAACCCTTTAAATTCTTATCAAAGCTTAGCTCAAAAATCGTTGGCTTTAGGTTGTGCACAAGCGTGATGTCGCCATTTAGCTTCTCACGTGCGAGCTTTTTAGCAAAGTAAAGTCCTATGCCATTTCCTTGCTTTTTAGTCGTGTTTAGCCAGGTAAAAATTTTCTTACTCATCTCGTAGCTCACGCCGCCACCACTATCATAAACGCCGATGTAGCACTTATCTTCAAAGCTTCTAAATTTAAGCTCTATCACGCGTTTTAGCGGCTCATCTTTGTAGCTTTCAACTAGTGAGTCCTTTGCGTTGTGGATTAGGATTAGCAAAATTTGCTGGATGATGTTTTCTATCTGACAGACCTTCATCTCTTCAAAACCGCTAAATTTCACGCTCACATTTGCACGGCTAAGCTCTGTGTGCATAAGTGTTATTAAATTTCTAATGCTTGTTTGGATGTCAAATTCGCTAACATTTTCAGCGCTTTTGTAAAAATTTCTAAAAATTTCGATTGTTTTTGAAAGAAGCTCGATCGAGCTTTGCCCTTTTTTTAATAAACTTAAAAGCTCCTCATCACTTAGCTTGCCCTCTTTTTTTAGCATTATCGCCGAGCTTAGCATCAGTTTTAGCGAATTTACTGGTTGGATGAACTGATGACTTATGCCGCTTATGAGCTCCCCAGCCTCACTCATCTTGGCTCTGTGCGCTAGCAAGGTCTCATACTCATCTTGCACCTTTTTTATCTTGTTATACATGAAGTTGTGCAGGCTGTTTGCCAAAAATGCAAGTGCGACGAAGGCAAAGAGTAAATTTAGAGCGTTTTTTAGCGCCTCTCTTGTCATGGCTAAAATTTCTTCTTCGTTGTTTGTGCCAGCTCCGATAAACCAGTTCATCGTCGGTATCTCGGCTACTTGGATCAAATTTTGCCCTATCTTTAGGCTAGTGATGTCCTCATCTTTTAAAAATAGCTCCTTAAATTTCTCCTCTATCTCTCTTTTAAGCGTCGCATCAGCCATCGATGTGAGGATCTCGCCGCTGTGAGTTACTAAAAATGAGTAAGAATTTGGCGCAAGGCTAAAGTTTTTGATACTATCAAAGATAGTGCCTATGCGCACGACACCGCAAAGTGCCGCCTCAAATTTCGCGTCTTTTTCAACTGGCACGCATAAATTTAAAGTAGAGTCATTTAAAATTTTGTGATTTTGCATGAAATTTACGCTTGGGGCATTTGTATTTTTTGTCTCGACATACCAGATAAGCCCCGCTCGCTCACGCTTTGACATCACCTCTTCTGAGATCTTTTGCCCATCTACAAAGATCTCGCCATCCTCTCTTAGAAGCTGCATGAGATCAAATTCTTTTGCATTTTCTTTAAATAGCTTTATGAAATTTGCCACCTTAGCATCGTCATCTATGATGCCAGAGTTTTGGATAAATTTTGACGCACGGATGAGCGAATTTAAGCGCTCATCAAGCCAAATTTGAAAGTTGCTAACGATGTTTTTACTAACTGCGATGTTGTTTTTATCAGATAGCTCGATGATCTTTTCTTTTGCATTATTGTAGCTGTTTAGCCCAAGAAGCACGACAAAGAGGCTTGCTAGCAAGATGATCGCATAAATTTTAATATTTTGTGATTTTAAATTAATACCCATGCGCGCAGTATATCCTAAGTTAGCCCAAAAATAGGGCTAACTAAAATTTATTTCATAAAAGATAAGAGCTTTGAAACAAGCATAAGTGCAAGCACGACAAAACAAATGCTAAAGCCAAGTAGCGTGCAATCTGCCATCGACATAAATTTAGAAGACGGCACAAGATACCAGCCGTCTGCGTAGAGATCTACTATGCTCTTTTGCAGATCGCTTAGCACCGCGCCGTCAGGCACCATAGGGCTGTCGTAGCCGCAGTCGCCTGTAGGCATAAACCAGTCAGGCGCCCACTTCTCAAGCGGCAAACCAAATGGATAGTGTGGCTCAGTAGAGCAGCCCTGCACGCCAAAAGGATCATCACCATGCACCGCGTCGTGGATTTTAGCTAGTTTTACGCTATACATTATGCCCTGCACCGCTCCCCAAAAGGCAAAGAGATAGCCAACTAGAGCAAAGAGTAAATTTTTAGGGTTTATGATAGCTATCACTCCGCCAAGCGCCATGCATAAAAAGGCAAAACGTATATAGACGCACTGCTCGCAAGGGGGCATATAGGCGTAGTTTTGAAAGAGCGAGTGCGCAATGATAACAAGCGCGATGCTCACAAAGACCAGGATCGCCCAAGAGATGCGTGAGTCTTGAAATTTAGCCATTTTTTTAAAAAAGCTCATGTGGCGCCTTATTTTTTAAGAAGCTCTTCGATGAGTGCTGCCATGCCGTCAAGTGAGCTGATTGATTTTGTCATGATGAGATATTTGCCATTTACGACAAATGCTGGCACGCCTTGAATTTTAGCCACCTCATAGCTCTCATCCCACTTTTTAAGTAGCTCAG
This genomic stretch from Campylobacter concisus harbors:
- a CDS encoding response regulator transcription factor; translation: MQEALEILKKVSILVAEDDEMARELIITGLKPYCGQVVGAKDGQDGLEKFKKQGFDIVMSDIHMPVLNGFEMMNEIKKLKPHQKFIVFTSYDSDENLIKSYEQGAILFLKKPIDIKDLRSMLISLSFERDEKLVRLSDEVSINLKREKIYKNGSELYLSFLQNKIFWLFAYNLNKLVTYEMIEEFVYESTEVSKAAIQNVVLRLKRELGVKFKNISESGYILVAECEKA
- the dsbI gene encoding protein-disulfide oxidoreductase DsbI, whose protein sequence is MSFFKKMAKFQDSRISWAILVFVSIALVIIAHSLFQNYAYMPPCEQCVYIRFAFLCMALGGVIAIINPKNLLFALVGYLFAFWGAVQGIMYSVKLAKIHDAVHGDDPFGVQGCSTEPHYPFGLPLEKWAPDWFMPTGDCGYDSPMVPDGAVLSDLQKSIVDLYADGWYLVPSSKFMSMADCTLLGFSICFVVLALMLVSKLLSFMK
- a CDS encoding sensor histidine kinase, with product MGINLKSQNIKIYAIILLASLFVVLLGLNSYNNAKEKIIELSDKNNIAVSKNIVSNFQIWLDERLNSLIRASKFIQNSGIIDDDAKVANFIKLFKENAKEFDLMQLLREDGEIFVDGQKISEEVMSKRERAGLIWYVETKNTNAPSVNFMQNHKILNDSTLNLCVPVEKDAKFEAALCGVVRIGTIFDSIKNFSLAPNSYSFLVTHSGEILTSMADATLKREIEEKFKELFLKDEDITSLKIGQNLIQVAEIPTMNWFIGAGTNNEEEILAMTREALKNALNLLFAFVALAFLANSLHNFMYNKIKKVQDEYETLLAHRAKMSEAGELISGISHQFIQPVNSLKLMLSSAIMLKKEGKLSDEELLSLLKKGQSSIELLSKTIEIFRNFYKSAENVSEFDIQTSIRNLITLMHTELSRANVSVKFSGFEEMKVCQIENIIQQILLILIHNAKDSLVESYKDEPLKRVIELKFRSFEDKCYIGVYDSGGGVSYEMSKKIFTWLNTTKKQGNGIGLYFAKKLAREKLNGDITLVHNLKPTIFELSFDKNLKG